In the Bos mutus isolate GX-2022 chromosome 15, NWIPB_WYAK_1.1, whole genome shotgun sequence genome, TGAGGACAAGGAGCAGAGAGGACGAGGAGCCAGCAGGAGTGCCTGAAAGAGATGTGAGCAGGGGGGAAACAAGTGAAGATGACTTGGAAGGGCTTTGTGTGGTATAATTCTCCTTTGTTGCCTTCTCGGGGACCTTCAGTGAAGATGctgtagggaaagagcaaattagccaagatggcggtggccaggctctctcaccccacgTTTGTAAATACATGGTTATGTAATAGCTGAGATCACTTACAGCATTGTGCATGCACATCATGGTGACCCACTTGACCACAGGCCACTTCTGTTCTGTTAACCTATAtaagcaccacctggaaagctcttgCAGGGGACAAGTTGAGTGGAGTCCAGTGAAGTCGAGGCGGGTCACGTGGAGTTGAACTGCACAGTCGTCATTGCTGCTGTGTCAGCCATTAGAGAGTAAAGCAGGTCTCCCTTGCTGCTGCGAATAAAGAATGCCTGCACTTCCTATGGCTCCTTGAGTTTTCTTCTAGCTTCCCCACTcctgccttgcctaccctgggttcagtgaacagtgaGATACAGCAAGACAGAAGCCCTTCCAGGGTTTTATAAGCTCAGCTCTGTGTTTGAGATATGAGGGTAcctccaggcagccttccagGTACACACAGGCCAGAATGATGGAGATGAGAGCGCAGGGGTAGAACCTAGAAGAGGCAGTCTGTCCCAAGGCTGATCTGCAGGCTCCAGGCCACAGGATCTCCATGTAGCAGCCTCTTAGTGGCCCTGGGGATAGCCCTGCATCTCCTCAAGCTGCTGACTTCTCCTTTAAGAATGAAGTAGTGTtgtatcaaaaagtctacaaacaaatgctggagagggtgcggagaaaaaggaaccctcttacagtgttggtgggaatgcaaactagtacagccactatggagaacagtgtggagataccttaaaacctggaaatagaactgccttatgacccacagcaatcccactgctggctatacacaccaaggaaaccagaattgaaagagacatgtgtaccacaatgttcatcgcagcactgtttacaatagccaggacatggaagcaacctagatgtccatcagcagacgaatggataagaaagctgtggtacatatacacaatggaatattactcagctattaaaaataatgcatttgaatcagtcctaatgagttggatgaaactggagcctatcatacagagcgaagtaagtcagaaagaaaaacaccaatacagtacgttattgcatatatatggaatttagaaagatggtaacgatgaccctatatgtgagacagcaaaagacacacagatataaagaacagacttttggactctgtgggagaaggcgagggtgtgatgatttgagagaatagcattgaaacatgtatattatcatatgtgaaataggttgccagtccaggtttgatgcatgagacagggtgctcagggctggtgcagtgggatgaccctgagggttgggatggggagggaggtgggaggaagggtcaggatggggaacacatgtactgctgctgctgctaaatcgcttcagtcgtgtccgactctgtgcgaccccatagatggcagcccatcaggctcccccatccctgggattctccaggcaagaatactggagtgggttgctatttccttctccaatgcatgaaagtgaaaagtgaaagtgaagtcggtcagtcgtatccaactcttagcgaccccatggactgcagcctaccaggctcctccatccatgggattttccaggcaagagtactggagtggggtgccattgccttctctgtgtaaagtaattagcctccaattaaaataaattaaaaaaataaaaagctcaggaaaaaacaaaggaatgaaGCGGTGTTTAAGGGCTGTTTTCCCTCACTTGGAGGCCCTGGTGGAGGTGTCCCCAGGCACCGAGGATACCCTGAGCCTGACAGAGGCACATTTGGAGGGGCGAGTGGAGGACAGGTGGGATCTGGGTTCTTCCTGGCATTTAATGCCCTAGTCCCACCCAGCTCCATTTCTTGGCACCCCTCTCCACACACCAACCCCAGGCTTATCTGCAACTCACCGGCACTTTATAATCAGCCTGGGCACATCTCTGCCTCTGGATTTTGAAGACACAGTGCTTCTACCAGATTCAGCCTCCTCCACTCTGCCTTTTAGATTCCTCCCAGTTCAGGCCCCACCCCTTCTAAAATGTGCTCCCTGATTCCTCCGCTGAGCCCCCCAGCCTGGAGCACTTGCCCCACTCTTGCCATTGTCTGGAGGGTGGCCATGAGACGgctcttattttctcagccttCACACACAAGAGGCCACATGCCCTCCACTCCAGCTCTCTGCCTATCTGCCCagggcagagcctggcacagggaTGGCCCAGGCTGCACTAACCAGTGCTCCCCACTTCCATTTTCAGAGCTCCCACTCAGCCTTCAATATCTGGTTCaaatgcccccacccccagtccattTGAGAGACTCCTAGACTGGGTCATGGGCATCCTCTGggcacccctgccccccagccacGCCTCCCTCTGTCACAGTCTTGGCATGACTGTATCAGTGTCTGTACCTCCAGTAACTGAGAGCTTGTATGGAGCTGGGCTCGAGATGGTTCTTCTGGGGGCCTGGAACCAAATCAGGCCCAAGCACAAGGTGTCAGTAAAGATATACTGAATGAATAGAACATAGCACATACCCCAAACAGCTcatattcatccttcaaaacccaggtCAAATGGCCCTTCCCAGAAGCTCTCACTTCCATCTCCCATCTTCTTTTACTCCCTTTATTGATGACTCCAAAGTATGCAGCATATTCCTCAATCATAGTACATGTTATACTGTATTTTTGTGAGAAGCTTAACATGACTTCTGAATTCTCCATGGCTTCTTGGAGCCTTCTGGAGAAACAGGCCCAGGCTTGTCTCTCTCTGTACCCGTGGAGCCTGGTCCAGAAAAAGGGTttaataaatagttgttgaagTTTTGGGGTCTGTGAGGGCCTCAGTCTATGCCCATCTGGGCTAAACTCTAATTCTCTGCATGCTTTGGAGCTGGTGGAGCTTCGGGTGCCCCAGTCACAGTGGCAAACAGAATGGTTGCCCTGCCCCCAGGCGTCCTGCCCTGGTGGACTCAGCGACCCTGTCGCTGCCACTTGGCCGTGAGTTTCTGTAGCAGCTTGTGTGGTCGCTGGCGGAACTTCttctgggtgaagtagaaaaggatggGATCCAGCACGCTGTTGGCACTGGCGAAGGGCCGTGTGCCCTTGTAGGCTGCTGCAAAGGCCTCCAGCACAGGGCAGGAGACACCAGGTGTAGAGCGCACCGCCAGATAGGCTGTCTTGGTGATGTGGAAAGGCAGGAAGCTGATGGCAAAGGCAGCTGCCACCACCACAGCCATGCGGGCTGCCTTGCCACGCCGCTCCTGGGCCACTGGCCCTGCTGGGCCATCCTGGCGGCACAGACGACGGGCCAGGCAGCAGTAGCAGGCCAGAAGGGCGACAAAGGGCAGCAGGAAGCCGATGACCGTAAGGGTCATGCCATAGGGCATGTAGCGGGTGGCCAGGGCGGGCGGACTCAGGTCATAGCAGACTGTGCGGTTCCGCTGGATTCCTGTGGAGGCAAAGAGGGCAGTGGGCAGGCACTGGGTTGTCACGGCCAGCCATACAGCTCCACACACTAGCCAGGCAGCCCGGCGGCCCCCACGCTTGTGCCAGGGGGCCAGAGGGTGGCAGATGCCTAGGTAACGCTGGAAGCTGATGCAGGTGAGAAAGAGGATGCTGCCGTGGAGGTTGGCATAGAAGAGGAAGCGGACCAGGCGGCAGGTGAGGTCTCCGAAGGGCCAGTGGTCACCTTGGGCGTAGTTGTAGATGagcaggggcagggagcaggCATACAGCAGGTCAGCCAGGGCCAGGTTCAGGGTGTACACAGCTGTGCGGGTCAGGGCCCGGCGGGACGTGCAGATCTGGGCGATGACACAGGCGTTCAGGGGCAGGCCCACTGCCAGCACCGCCGAGTAAACAGGCGGCAGCAGCAGGTGCTTGAAGTTCTCTCGGTAGACGCAGTTGGTGGGCGGCGCGTCCAGGGCCTGGCCTGTGCCATTGTCCCATGCCATGCCTGTTCACCTGGGCTTCCTACATCCAGAGAGGCTGGGGAAGCAACACACGATCCATCAGTGACCACACTCGTGGACCACCCAGTAGGCCcctgtccctctctgggccttgattTTCCCACCTGGACCATCTCC is a window encoding:
- the P2RY6 gene encoding P2Y purinoceptor 6, translating into MAWDNGTGQALDAPPTNCVYRENFKHLLLPPVYSAVLAVGLPLNACVIAQICTSRRALTRTAVYTLNLALADLLYACSLPLLIYNYAQGDHWPFGDLTCRLVRFLFYANLHGSILFLTCISFQRYLGICHPLAPWHKRGGRRAAWLVCGAVWLAVTTQCLPTALFASTGIQRNRTVCYDLSPPALATRYMPYGMTLTVIGFLLPFVALLACYCCLARRLCRQDGPAGPVAQERRGKAARMAVVVAAAFAISFLPFHITKTAYLAVRSTPGVSCPVLEAFAAAYKGTRPFASANSVLDPILFYFTQKKFRQRPHKLLQKLTAKWQRQGR